The Pseudomonas sp. SCB32 DNA window CCGACCTCGCACTTCCTGATCGTCAGTCGCGGGGCCTTCTCCAAGGCGCTGGGTTTTGCCGACCTGTGGGTCTACTACCTGCCGCTGCTGGCGATGGTGGTGGTGCTGACGCTGCTCAGCGTCGCCTGCCTGAAGAAGCAGGAGGACTGAGCGATGAGGAAGCTGGCGAACATCTTCAACCTCGGTATCAAGGAATTCCGCAGCCTGGGGCGCGACTACGCGATGCTGATCCTGATCGCCTGGGCCTTCACCCTGGGCGTCTACAGCTCGGCCACCGGCGTGCCGGAAACCTTGCACCACGCGCCCATCGCCATCGTCGACGAGGACCAGTCGCAGCTCTCCTCGCGCATCGTCAACGCCTTCCAGCCGCCGTATTTCCGTGTCCCGGAAATGATCGACCACGCGCAGATGGACCGCGGCATGGACGTCGGCCTGTACACCTTCACCCTGGACATCCCGCCGGACTTCCAGCGCGACGTGCTGGCCGGGCGGCAGCCGGCGATCCAGGTCAACGTCGATGCGACGCAGACCGGCCAGGCATTCTCCGGCGCCGGCTACATCCAGAACATCGTCGGCACCGAGGTGCGCGAGTTCGTCAGCCGCTACCGTGCCGAGGCGACGATGCCAGCGGCGTTGGCAGTGCGCATGGAGTTCAACCCGAACCTGACCCAGGCCTGGTTCGGCGCGGTGATGGAGGTGATCAACCAGATCACCATGCTGTCGATCATCCTCACCGGCGCCGCGCTGATCCGCGAGCGCGAGCACGGCACGGTGGAACACCTGCTGGTGATGCCGCTGACCGCCTTCGAGATCATGATGGCCAAGGTCTGGTCCATGGGCGCGGTGGTGCTGGTGGCGGCCGCCATCTCGCTGCAGTTGGTGGTGCGTGGCTGGCTCGACGTGCCGATCAGCGGCTCGGTGGGACTGTTCCTGCTGGGCGCGGCGCTGCACCTGTTCGCCACCACGTCCATGGGCATCTTTCTCGGCACCGTGGCGCGCTCGATGCCGCAACTGGGGTTGCTGGTGATCCTCACCCTGATGCCGCTGCAGATTCTTTCCGGCGGCACCACGCCGCGCGAGAGCATGCCGGAGCTGGTGCAGAACATCATGCTGGCGGCGCCGACCACGCACTTCGTCAGCCTGGCCCAGGCGATCCTCTACCGGGGCGCCGACCTGTCCATCGTCTGGCCGCAGCTATTGGCCATAGTCGGGATTGGCGCGGCGTTCTTCGCGGGCGCCTTGTGGCGCTTCCGCCGGACTATCGGGCAGATGGCCTGAACGGACTCCCCCTATAACAGCCGCCGACTTATTCCACCGGCCACACGGACGTCTGGTTCCGACCCTTGTGCTTGGCCGCGTACAGCGCCTGGTCGGCCTGGGCGACCAACTGGTCCGGCTCGGTATCCTGTCCCGGCTTGGCGATGGCCACGCCGATGCTGATGGTCAGCCGTCCCAGTTCGGTGGCCGGGTGTGCGATCGCCAGTTCGGCAATCCGCTGGTGTACCCGCGCGGCTACATGGGTGGCGCCGTCCAGGCCGGTATCGGTGAGGATGATCACGAACTCCTCGCCACCGTAGCGGCAGGCCGCGTCGCCCTCGCGCTGCAGGCAGCTGCGCAGGGCGCCGGCAACCCGGCGCAGGGCATCGTCGCCGGCCAGGTGGCCGAGGTAGTCGTTGAACAGCTTGAAGTGGTCGACATCGAGCATCAGCAGCGCCAGCGGCGAGTCGGAGCGGCGCAGGCGGCGCCATTCGCTCTGCAGCTGGCGGTCGAAGTAGCGGCGGTTGAACAGGCCGGTAAGGCCATCCTGCTGCGACTGCTTCTGCAGCTGGGCCTCCAGTTGCAGGCGCTCGCCGTTGTCGCGGGCCACGGCGATCAGGTACTCGCGCCCGCCCTGGTGGACCAGTTGGGTGTTGATCTCCGCCGCCTGCAGGCTGCCGTCGCGGCGTTGCATCTCGCGCTGGAAGATCATCGCCAGGTTCAGCCGGTCGGCCTGCTGCACCAATTGCAGCCAGGCGAAGAAGCCGGGAATCAGTCGCTCCGGATCGTCGCGCAGCAGCTGGCGGAAGTCCTCGGCGCTGTAGCCAAGGCTGCTGTAGGTGGCGCGGTTCATGTGCAGCAGTTCGCGGGTCTGCAGGTCGAAGATGAACAGCGCATCGCGGCTGGAGTCGGTGAGGTCCAGGACCAGCTGCAGGCGCTCGCGGCTGTCGAGCAGGTGCCCTTCGATTTCCTGGCGTTGTTCGGCTTCCAGGCTGAACAGTCGATTGCTGGCGCTCAGCGCAGCGGCGCGGCGGGCGTTGTCCAGCGCCAGGGCGAGGGCGGCGACCAGCAGCAGGCTGATGGTCACGGCGGTACTGAACACCACGGCCGGCAGTGGCGTGGAGATCGACTGCACCAGCGTTGCGCCGGGGCTGAGCTCCAGCTCGAAGCTATGGTTGTTCAGCAGTTGCAGCGGCAGGCGCAGGGTGTCTTCCGCCCGGCTGTCTGGCTGGGCACGAACGTAGAGCGGCTCGCCGTGCTCCAGCAGGCGTACGCTGAACAGGTGGTTGTCGGCCTGCTCGAGCAGATGGTTCATCAGGTTGCCGACCCGGAAGACGCCTTCCATGAAGCCGTCGAAACGCAGCGTACCGTCGGCGGCGTGCAGGTAGACCGGTGTGTAGAGCACGAAGCCGCGGCCGCCCTGGAGCAGCTCGATGCTGTCGCTCAGGCGCGGTTTGCCGGTGTCGCGGGCGGCCATGGCGGTGGCGTAGCCAGGGCTCATCGGTGTCAGCCAGTAGTTCAACGCCTCCTCATTGCCTTGCAGGGGCTCCACCCAGTGGATACGCATGTCCGCATCGGCCCACTGGATCGACTGGTAGCCGGGGAAGTTGTCGATATAGAAGCGCGCGTTGAGCTCCCACTCCGAGCGCGGGATACGCGCGTGGTGGGTCCAGAGCTGCGCCAGCAGGTTCAGGCCCTGCACCTGTTCGTGCAGGTTGGCTTCCAGTTGATGGGCCAGGGCGCGCGCCTGGTAGTTCAGGCGTTCTCGAACCCGTTGCCGTTCACTGCTGGCCAGCTCATGGCCGAGCCAGGCACTGGCCAGCAACAGGATGCAGAGCAGGCCGCCAAGTCCGAGATAGTTGGCTAGAGAGGACTTCAGGCGGTCCATGCGGTGAGTTCCGTAAACGTTCCTTACCTAATAGCACAGTGATATCGGTCTTTCACTGTCGGGCCTTTTCCATTGTCGGCCCCTGGCCTCATCGAGCCAGGGTCAGCACGATCTGCCATTGCTCCTCGGTCACCGGCATCACCGACAGACGGCTGCCGCGCTGGACCAACGGCATCTCTTCAAGCCCCGCCTGGGCCTTGAGCGCGGCCAGCGGCAGTACCGACCTGAAGGCTTCGACGAAGCCGACGTCGCGGGCGGTCCAGGGATTCTTGTCGTCGCTGGCCTTGGGGTCGTGATAGTGGCTTTGCGGATCGAGCGCCGTGGGGTCGGGGTAGGCCTCGCCCTCGATCTGCGCAATACCGGCGATACCCGGCTCGGGGCAGCTGGAGTGATAGAAGAAGAACAGGTCGCCCGGCTGCATGCTGCGCATGAAGTTGCGCGCCTGGTAATTGCGCACGCCGTCCCAGCGTGCGGTCTTCAGGCGCTTGAGGTCGTGGATCGAGAGTTCATCGGGCTCGGATTTCATCAGCCAGTAAGCGCGTGCCATCGGCGAGGGGCTCCTTGTCTGTGGCGGGTGGGCGGAAGCGGGCGCGAGGTCCGTCCGGTGACTAATGGTAGGTGCTTCCCCTGCGACAAGCTGCCGGCTCGCGGAAGACCCGTCGCAGGAAGAATATGTAGGAAAACGGCATGAACTTTGCCTGAAAGTGCCCGAAGTTTTGGCAGGCGTGCCTCCTCCGACGATCGGTTGGCGTCAGAATTGCGGGAAGCTTTTCATTGTCGGAGAATGCCGCCGTTTTTAGCTTGGCCCGCCGGACGGACAAAAAACCACCGCCGGCCATCGTGGACAGTTTGCCTGGAAGGGGGAGGCAATCGATGAAACGCAAGCCTGATCTTTTGTGGGTTCTGGTAATCCTGTTCGGCCTGGGGGTCGTCACCACTGGTTACACCCAGAGCCTCTGGGAGCGCCAGGGCGGTATTCCTGCCCGGGTCACTCAGCAGCCCTGATCCATCCGCGACGGTTATCGCAGGGAACGCGATACCGCAGCGAGCCGGCCATACCAGCCGCCGTCCGTCACCGTGCCCATCAGCGGTACGTCCCAACTGGCCAGTTCCAGTCGATCGACCTTCTGACACTCGTGCGCCAGGCCCAATAGCGTCGGGGACTGCCAATTTTTGCGCAGGCCCAGATAGGCCAGGGTGCGGTCATAGAATCCCTTGCCCATTCCCAGGCGTCCGCCCAGGGGATCGAATCCCACCAGTGGCAGCAGCAACAGGTCCAGCGCCCAGGCCGGGCGTTGCTGGCCGCGATTGGGCACCGGCTCGGCAA harbors:
- a CDS encoding EVE domain-containing protein, which translates into the protein MARAYWLMKSEPDELSIHDLKRLKTARWDGVRNYQARNFMRSMQPGDLFFFYHSSCPEPGIAGIAQIEGEAYPDPTALDPQSHYHDPKASDDKNPWTARDVGFVEAFRSVLPLAALKAQAGLEEMPLVQRGSRLSVMPVTEEQWQIVLTLAR
- a CDS encoding diguanylate cyclase, which gives rise to MDRLKSSLANYLGLGGLLCILLLASAWLGHELASSERQRVRERLNYQARALAHQLEANLHEQVQGLNLLAQLWTHHARIPRSEWELNARFYIDNFPGYQSIQWADADMRIHWVEPLQGNEEALNYWLTPMSPGYATAMAARDTGKPRLSDSIELLQGGRGFVLYTPVYLHAADGTLRFDGFMEGVFRVGNLMNHLLEQADNHLFSVRLLEHGEPLYVRAQPDSRAEDTLRLPLQLLNNHSFELELSPGATLVQSISTPLPAVVFSTAVTISLLLVAALALALDNARRAAALSASNRLFSLEAEQRQEIEGHLLDSRERLQLVLDLTDSSRDALFIFDLQTRELLHMNRATYSSLGYSAEDFRQLLRDDPERLIPGFFAWLQLVQQADRLNLAMIFQREMQRRDGSLQAAEINTQLVHQGGREYLIAVARDNGERLQLEAQLQKQSQQDGLTGLFNRRYFDRQLQSEWRRLRRSDSPLALLMLDVDHFKLFNDYLGHLAGDDALRRVAGALRSCLQREGDAACRYGGEEFVIILTDTGLDGATHVAARVHQRIAELAIAHPATELGRLTISIGVAIAKPGQDTEPDQLVAQADQALYAAKHKGRNQTSVWPVE
- a CDS encoding ABC transporter permease, translated to MRKLANIFNLGIKEFRSLGRDYAMLILIAWAFTLGVYSSATGVPETLHHAPIAIVDEDQSQLSSRIVNAFQPPYFRVPEMIDHAQMDRGMDVGLYTFTLDIPPDFQRDVLAGRQPAIQVNVDATQTGQAFSGAGYIQNIVGTEVREFVSRYRAEATMPAALAVRMEFNPNLTQAWFGAVMEVINQITMLSIILTGAALIREREHGTVEHLLVMPLTAFEIMMAKVWSMGAVVLVAAAISLQLVVRGWLDVPISGSVGLFLLGAALHLFATTSMGIFLGTVARSMPQLGLLVILTLMPLQILSGGTTPRESMPELVQNIMLAAPTTHFVSLAQAILYRGADLSIVWPQLLAIVGIGAAFFAGALWRFRRTIGQMA